A section of the Malus sylvestris chromosome 17, drMalSylv7.2, whole genome shotgun sequence genome encodes:
- the LOC126610636 gene encoding CRM-domain containing factor CFM2, chloroplastic isoform X1, protein MSPPMSLSATHLTTCRFPPKTITDHPSLSPFFSFPRTLPSQNPKSSKFTIRSSAADTKTLAPKSAIQRIAEKLRSLGFTESTQNPDRQPDKKSAGEIFVPIPEKLPKYRVGHTLDASWSTPENPVPEPGTGGAIARFHELRREVKKQKELEREERKGKGEGRVPTLAELSLGKGELRRLTTVGLGLRKKLKIGKAGITEGIVNGIHENWRRSEVVKIVCEDLCRLNMKRTHDLLERKTGGLVVWRAGSKIILYRGVNYKYPYFLRDNVRKDSMSEANSIALPDTHINDGGNESGTSSKNDVNSAIVPSTSYERAQPALVQGVGLPGRVRFQLPGEAQLSEENDSMLEGLGPRFTDWWGCEPLPIDADLLPAIVPGYRKPFRLLPYGLNSKLTDDEMTTIRRLGRPLPCHFALGRNRNLQGLAASIVKLWEKCEIAKIAVKRGVQNTNSEMMAEELKRLTGGTLLARDREFIVLYRGKDFLPPAVSSAIEERRRHAIRVERSTSVPTRQDLEPRTEPENKHGWIDDHKMGLPSARKLKSTEAAVDRTSIKLSMALEKRVKAEKLLADLENAATPQQPEIDKEGITKEERYMLRKVGLRMKPFLLMGRRGVFDGTIENMHLHWKYRELVKIISNEKSIETVHQVAQTLEAESGGILVAVERVSKGYAIIVYRGKNYSRPASLRPQTLLTKREAMKRSIEAQRRESLKLHVLKLNENIAELKLQLDEDKESDNTHSVNESRTQLARDKQEAHVIPISLNDGVAPVVNGQLATQQDNMTSFSPTCDEDESGRVEPGSSNESVTNEEDETSTVETGSSNEPVTYESRASSLKDINGEVEGFPSTCCPEDVLARNKQEVHATPMKLEDRTGTVVNGQVATQQDKVLTFSSIWGEDENGKAEPPVSKSFSTNRLSSSATVVKHRRDNEARDSSRRPGNSESEPSVPVLVRKNFNERPSKAVHLSNNERLLLRKQALKMKNRPVIAVGRSNIVTGVAKTIKAHFEKHPLAIVNVKGRAKGTSVREVVFKLEQATGAVLISQEPSKVILYRGWGAGDNPRRNGSNTGKNASTQGAVSPELLAAIRLECGFKPREGEDAAA, encoded by the exons ATGTCGCCGCCGATGAGTCTCTCTGCAACTCACCTTACCACTTGTCGCTTCCCGCCAAAAACCATAACCGACCACCCATCACTCTCtcccttcttttcctttcccaGAACCCTCCCCTCCCAAAATCCTAAATCCTCTAAATTCACAATTCGGAGCTCCGCCGCCGACACCAAAACACTTGCGCCCAAGTCTGCCATTCAGAGAATCGCCGAGAAGCTCCGAAGCCTCGGGTTCACCGAGAGCACCCAAAATCCCGACCGGCAACCCGATAAGAAGTCCGCCGGCGAAATCTTTGTTCCGATTCCGGAGAAATTGCCCAAGTACCGGGTCGGGCACACGCTCGATGCAAGCTGGAGCACGCCCGAGAACCCGGTCCCAGAACCGGGCACCGGCGGAGCGATTGCGAGGTTTCATGAGTTGAGGCGGGAGGTGAAGAAGCAGAAGGAATtagagagggaggagaggaaGGGGAAGGGGGAGGGGAGGGTTCCGACATTGGCGGAGCTGAGCTTGGGGAAGGGTGAGTTGAGGCGGCTGACGACGGTTGGGCTTGGGCTGAGGAAGAAGCTGAAGATTGGGAAGGCTGGGATTACTGAAGGGATTGTGAATGGGATTCACGAGAACTGGCGGCGGTCGGAGGTTGTGAAGATTGTGTGTGAGGATTTGTGTAGGTTGAACATGAAGAGGACTCATGACTTGTTGGAG AGAAAAACTGGAGGGCTGGTTGTCTGGAGGGCTGGAAGTAAGATAATTTTGTATAGGGGGGTGAACTATAAGTATCCATACTTTTTGCGTGACAATGTTCGCAAAGATTCAATGAGTGAGGCTAACTCTATTGCACTACCTGATACACACATCAATGATGGAGGAAATGAGAGTGGTACATCCAGCAAAAATGATGTAAACTCTGCTATAGTACCAAGTACAAGCTATGAACGAGCTCAACCAGCGTTAGTACAAGGTGTTGGTTTGCCAGGTAGAGTTCGGTTTCAACTTCCAGGCGAGGCACAACTTTCAGAAGAAAATGACAGCATGTTAGAGGGACTGGGGCCGCGGTTTACTGATTGGTGGGGTTGTGAACCTCTTCCCATTGATGCTGACCTTCTACCAGCCATTGTTCCTGGATACAGGAAACCTTTCCGCCTTCTTCCCTATGGTCTGAACTCTAAACTAACAGATGATGAAATGACCACAATAAGAAGACTCGGTCGACCCTTACCATGTCATTttgcattgg GCAGAAACAGAAATCTTCAGGGTTTGGCCGCTTCCATTGTCAAACTCTGGGAAAAATGTGAGATTGCCAAAATAGCTGTTAAAAGAGGGGTACAGAACACTAACAGCGAGATGATGGCTGAAGAGCTAAAG AGGCTGACTGGAGGAACTCTGCTTGCTCGGGACAGGGAATTTATAGTTTTGTATAGGGGAAAGGATTTTCTGCCACCTGCAGTTTCATCTGCAATAGAAGAACGGAGGAGGCATGCAATACGTGTAGAGCGTAGTACCTCAGTTCCAACTAGACAAGATCTTGAACCCAGGACTGAGCCAGAAAATAAACATGGCTGGATCGATGATCATAAAATGGGGCTTCCATCCGCAAGAAAGCTAAAGTCTACTGAGGCAGCTGTCGATAGGACCAGCATTAAATTGTCCATG GCTTTAGAAAAGAGAGTAAAGGCAGAAAAACTTCTAGCAGATCTGGAGAACGCAGCGACCCCCCAACAACCAGAAATAGATAAAGAAGGTATTACTAAAGAAGAAAGATATATGCTAAGGAAGGTTGGCTTGAGAATGAAGCCTTTCCTACTGATGG GTAGGCGAGGAGTATTTGATGGAACAATTGAAAACATGCATCTTCATTGGAAGTATAGGGAACTCGTTAAGATAATATCTAATGAGAAAAGTATCGAAACTGTTCACCAAGTAGCACAAACCTTAGAGGCAGAAAGTGGTGGGATACTAGTGGCAGTGGAGAGAGTGAGTAAGGGTTATGCAATTATTGTGTATCGTGGAAAAAATTATAGCAGGCCTGCTTCTTTGAGACCTCAGACACTTCTGACTAAAAGAGAAGCAATGAAACGTTCTATTGAGGCACAGCGTCGTGAG TCTTTGAAACTTCATGTTTTAAAGCTTAACGAAAATATAGCTGAATTAAAGCTTCAGTTG GATGAAGACAAGGAATCAGACAATACGCACTCGGTTAATGAATCAAGAACTCAATTG GCTAGAGACAAACAAGAAGCTCATGTGATTCCCATAAGTTTGAATGATGGAGTGGCACCTGTTGTGAACGGTCAATTAGCCACGCAACAAGACAATATGACGAGTTTCTCTCCGACCTGTGACGAGGATGAATCTGGGAGAGTTGAGCCAGGATCTTCAAATGAATCagttacaaatgaagaggatgAAACTAGTACAGTTGAGACAGGATCTTCAAATGAACCAGTTACATATGAAAGTCGTGCAAGTTCGCTCAAGGATATAAATGGAGAAGTTGAAGGCTTCCCATCTACGTGTTGTCCTGAAGATGTTCTG GCTAGAAACAAACAAGAAGTTCATGCGACTCCCATGAAATTGGAAGATAGAACGGGCACTGTAGTAAATGGTCAAGTAGCCACACAACAGGATAAAGTCCTTACTTTCTCTTCGATCTGGGGTGAGGATGAAAATGGTAAAGCTGAGCCACCCGTCTCTAAATCTTTCTCG ACAAACCGTTTGAGCAGTTCAGCGACTGTGGTCAAACATCGTCGTGATAATGAGGCCAGGGACTCATCACGCAGACCTGGCAATAGTGAATCAGAACCATCAGTCCCAGTACTGGTAAGAAAGAATTTTAATGAGAGGCCCTCAAAGGCGGTTCATCTTTCCAACAATGAGAGGCTTCTTCTGAGAAAACAAGCCCTCAAGATGAAAAACCGCCCTGTGATAGCAGTTG GAAGGAGCAACATTGTAACTGGTGTTGCTAAAACAATCAAGGCACACTTTGAGAAGCACCCTCTTGCCATAGTGAACGTCAAAGGCAGAGCAAAAGGAACTTCGGTCAGGGAAGTTGTTTTCAAACTGGAG CAAGCAACGGGTGCGGTTTTAATCTCCCAGGAGCCTAGCAAAGTTATACTTTACAGGGGCTGGGGCGCAGGAGACAATCCTCGCCGTAATGGAAGTAACACAGGGAAAAATGCTTCTACTCAGGGTGCTGTGTCTCCCGAACTCCTGGCGGCAATAAGACTCGAGTGCGGTTTTAAACCTCGCGAAGGTGAAGATGCAGCTGCTTAG
- the LOC126610636 gene encoding CRM-domain containing factor CFM2, chloroplastic isoform X2 has product MSPPMSLSATHLTTCRFPPKTITDHPSLSPFFSFPRTLPSQNPKSSKFTIRSSAADTKTLAPKSAIQRIAEKLRSLGFTESTQNPDRQPDKKSAGEIFVPIPEKLPKYRVGHTLDASWSTPENPVPEPGTGGAIARFHELRREVKKQKELEREERKGKGEGRVPTLAELSLGKGELRRLTTVGLGLRKKLKIGKAGITEGIVNGIHENWRRSEVVKIVCEDLCRLNMKRTHDLLERKTGGLVVWRAGSKIILYRGVNYKYPYFLRDNVRKDSMSEANSIALPDTHINDGGNESGTSSKNDVNSAIVPSTSYERAQPALVQGVGLPGRVRFQLPGEAQLSEENDSMLEGLGPRFTDWWGCEPLPIDADLLPAIVPGYRKPFRLLPYGLNSKLTDDEMTTIRRLGRPLPCHFALGRNRNLQGLAASIVKLWEKCEIAKIAVKRGVQNTNSEMMAEELKRLTGGTLLARDREFIVLYRGKDFLPPAVSSAIEERRRHAIRVERSTSVPTRQDLEPRTEPENKHGWIDDHKMGLPSARKLKSTEAAVDRTSIKLSMALEKRVKAEKLLADLENAATPQQPEIDKEGITKEERYMLRKVGLRMKPFLLMGRRGVFDGTIENMHLHWKYRELVKIISNEKSIETVHQVAQTLEAESGGILVAVERVSKGYAIIVYRGKNYSRPASLRPQTLLTKREAMKRSIEAQRRESLKLHVLKLNENIAELKLQLDEDKESDNTHSVNESRTQLARDKQEAHVIPISLNDGVAPVVNGQLATQQDNMTSFSPTCDEDESGRVEPGSSNESVTNEEDETSTVETGSSNEPVTYESRASSLKDINGEVEGFPSTCCPEDVLARNKQEVHATPMKLEDRTGTVVNGQVATQQDKVLTFSSIWGEDENDKPFEQFSDCGQTSS; this is encoded by the exons ATGTCGCCGCCGATGAGTCTCTCTGCAACTCACCTTACCACTTGTCGCTTCCCGCCAAAAACCATAACCGACCACCCATCACTCTCtcccttcttttcctttcccaGAACCCTCCCCTCCCAAAATCCTAAATCCTCTAAATTCACAATTCGGAGCTCCGCCGCCGACACCAAAACACTTGCGCCCAAGTCTGCCATTCAGAGAATCGCCGAGAAGCTCCGAAGCCTCGGGTTCACCGAGAGCACCCAAAATCCCGACCGGCAACCCGATAAGAAGTCCGCCGGCGAAATCTTTGTTCCGATTCCGGAGAAATTGCCCAAGTACCGGGTCGGGCACACGCTCGATGCAAGCTGGAGCACGCCCGAGAACCCGGTCCCAGAACCGGGCACCGGCGGAGCGATTGCGAGGTTTCATGAGTTGAGGCGGGAGGTGAAGAAGCAGAAGGAATtagagagggaggagaggaaGGGGAAGGGGGAGGGGAGGGTTCCGACATTGGCGGAGCTGAGCTTGGGGAAGGGTGAGTTGAGGCGGCTGACGACGGTTGGGCTTGGGCTGAGGAAGAAGCTGAAGATTGGGAAGGCTGGGATTACTGAAGGGATTGTGAATGGGATTCACGAGAACTGGCGGCGGTCGGAGGTTGTGAAGATTGTGTGTGAGGATTTGTGTAGGTTGAACATGAAGAGGACTCATGACTTGTTGGAG AGAAAAACTGGAGGGCTGGTTGTCTGGAGGGCTGGAAGTAAGATAATTTTGTATAGGGGGGTGAACTATAAGTATCCATACTTTTTGCGTGACAATGTTCGCAAAGATTCAATGAGTGAGGCTAACTCTATTGCACTACCTGATACACACATCAATGATGGAGGAAATGAGAGTGGTACATCCAGCAAAAATGATGTAAACTCTGCTATAGTACCAAGTACAAGCTATGAACGAGCTCAACCAGCGTTAGTACAAGGTGTTGGTTTGCCAGGTAGAGTTCGGTTTCAACTTCCAGGCGAGGCACAACTTTCAGAAGAAAATGACAGCATGTTAGAGGGACTGGGGCCGCGGTTTACTGATTGGTGGGGTTGTGAACCTCTTCCCATTGATGCTGACCTTCTACCAGCCATTGTTCCTGGATACAGGAAACCTTTCCGCCTTCTTCCCTATGGTCTGAACTCTAAACTAACAGATGATGAAATGACCACAATAAGAAGACTCGGTCGACCCTTACCATGTCATTttgcattgg GCAGAAACAGAAATCTTCAGGGTTTGGCCGCTTCCATTGTCAAACTCTGGGAAAAATGTGAGATTGCCAAAATAGCTGTTAAAAGAGGGGTACAGAACACTAACAGCGAGATGATGGCTGAAGAGCTAAAG AGGCTGACTGGAGGAACTCTGCTTGCTCGGGACAGGGAATTTATAGTTTTGTATAGGGGAAAGGATTTTCTGCCACCTGCAGTTTCATCTGCAATAGAAGAACGGAGGAGGCATGCAATACGTGTAGAGCGTAGTACCTCAGTTCCAACTAGACAAGATCTTGAACCCAGGACTGAGCCAGAAAATAAACATGGCTGGATCGATGATCATAAAATGGGGCTTCCATCCGCAAGAAAGCTAAAGTCTACTGAGGCAGCTGTCGATAGGACCAGCATTAAATTGTCCATG GCTTTAGAAAAGAGAGTAAAGGCAGAAAAACTTCTAGCAGATCTGGAGAACGCAGCGACCCCCCAACAACCAGAAATAGATAAAGAAGGTATTACTAAAGAAGAAAGATATATGCTAAGGAAGGTTGGCTTGAGAATGAAGCCTTTCCTACTGATGG GTAGGCGAGGAGTATTTGATGGAACAATTGAAAACATGCATCTTCATTGGAAGTATAGGGAACTCGTTAAGATAATATCTAATGAGAAAAGTATCGAAACTGTTCACCAAGTAGCACAAACCTTAGAGGCAGAAAGTGGTGGGATACTAGTGGCAGTGGAGAGAGTGAGTAAGGGTTATGCAATTATTGTGTATCGTGGAAAAAATTATAGCAGGCCTGCTTCTTTGAGACCTCAGACACTTCTGACTAAAAGAGAAGCAATGAAACGTTCTATTGAGGCACAGCGTCGTGAG TCTTTGAAACTTCATGTTTTAAAGCTTAACGAAAATATAGCTGAATTAAAGCTTCAGTTG GATGAAGACAAGGAATCAGACAATACGCACTCGGTTAATGAATCAAGAACTCAATTG GCTAGAGACAAACAAGAAGCTCATGTGATTCCCATAAGTTTGAATGATGGAGTGGCACCTGTTGTGAACGGTCAATTAGCCACGCAACAAGACAATATGACGAGTTTCTCTCCGACCTGTGACGAGGATGAATCTGGGAGAGTTGAGCCAGGATCTTCAAATGAATCagttacaaatgaagaggatgAAACTAGTACAGTTGAGACAGGATCTTCAAATGAACCAGTTACATATGAAAGTCGTGCAAGTTCGCTCAAGGATATAAATGGAGAAGTTGAAGGCTTCCCATCTACGTGTTGTCCTGAAGATGTTCTG GCTAGAAACAAACAAGAAGTTCATGCGACTCCCATGAAATTGGAAGATAGAACGGGCACTGTAGTAAATGGTCAAGTAGCCACACAACAGGATAAAGTCCTTACTTTCTCTTCGATCTGGGGTGAGGATGAAAATG ACAAACCGTTTGAGCAGTTCAGCGACTGTGGTCAAACATCGTCGTGA
- the LOC126610637 gene encoding uncharacterized protein LOC126610637, whose amino-acid sequence MTTTTMIKGLVHFVFAVYLVSLPSGIQLPVDGRVLLLKKPDPENAAATARWLVAQNSWGVLNTISSELEGAPFGNVVSFSDGEPGKGSGIPYFYLTTLDPTARNALKDPRASLTISEHPVGTCGKTDPENPTCAKLTLNGKLKLADPKETEFAISALFTKHPEMKDWPKGHNFQFFKLDIEHIFLIDWFGGPKPLTVDQYLHPKTTENVWIRGLLVI is encoded by the exons atgacgacgacgacgatgatCAAAGGGCTTGTTCACTTCGTGTTCGCAGTCTACTTGGTTTCTCTACCGTCGGGTATCCAACTGCCTGTGGATGGGCGGGTTCTCTTGCTGAAGAAACCCGACCCGGAAAATGCTGCCGCCACTGCTCGCTGGTTGGTCGCTCAGAATTCCTGGGGCGTCTTGAA TACTATCTCAAGTGAATTGGAAGGAGCACCCTTCGG GAATGTGGTTTCATTTAGCGATGGAGAACCTGGAAAAGGCAGTGGTATCCCTTACTTCTACTTGACAACTCTTGATCCGACTGCAAGAAATGCACTGAAAGATCCAAGAGCTTCGTTGACAATTAGCGAGCATCCTGTTGGAACCTGTGGCAAGACGGACCCAGAGAATCCCACTTGTGCAAAGCTTACACTTAACGGGAAG CTGAAGCTTGCGGATCCCAAAGAAACAGAATTTGCTATAAGTGCCTTGTTCACAAAGCATCCGGAGATGAAGG ACTGGCCCAAGGGTCACAACTTCCAGTTCTTCAAATTAGACATCGAGCATATCTTTCTGATCGATTGGTTTGGCGGTCCAAAACCTCTCACGGTCGATCAGTACCTTCATCCCAAAAC GACAGAGAACGTCTGGATTCGAGGATTACTCGTGATCTAA
- the LOC126610638 gene encoding uncharacterized protein LOC126610638: protein MGFLTFAAAGGGLILMGAYEAISSSIQNPDSDSSPPSSPQPPIRPPMAQSQAKTQSRLSSIYYLAAAVVSLLFILNSLVSFFDALDSADPVGSAMQLQVLAIASLFLLYAITGLVVNFTNSTLPCSLLSLVGLFAFVEEFLMFYMQRKDTFGIENRYFDLLLVPIAVCIFSTMLEFNNPKSNYPKLARGVGLVLQGMWFLQMGISLYTNFMAHGCSLHEKSRGNYTVKCKGHPEYHRARAIVTLQFNCHLAFVVVVVVGVYSIIARKRGGFRGDVPHYKPLGAEIHQFDNQSQFTLDSDDGDDEVKEEGNSAMQKAGEVELGVNGYGSHK from the coding sequence ATGGGTTTTCTCACATTCGCCGCCGCAGGCGGCGGCCTGATCTTGATGGGCGCGTACGAAGCCATTTCCTCCTCAATCCAAAACCCAGATTCAGATTCATCTCCGCCGTCGTCGCCTCAACCTCCGATTCGTCCCCCGATGGCGCAGTCGCAAGCGAAAACCCAGTCTCGGTTGTCGTCGATTTATTACCTGGCAGCCGCCGTTGTTTCGTTGCTGTTCATCTTGAACTCTTTGGTTTCGTTCTTCGACGCGCTCGACTCAGCGGACCCAGTCGGCTCGGCTATGCAATTGCAAGTGCTGGCGATCGCGTCGCTGTTCTTGCTCTACGCGATTACGGGTCTTGTGGTAAATTTCACGAATTCAACTCTACCTTGTTCGTTGCTTAGTTTGGTCGGTCTTTTCGCTTTCGTTGAAGAATTTTTAATGTTTTACATGCAAAGAAAGGACACTTTCGGAATCGAAAATCGGTACTTTGATCTGCTGCTTGTGCCAATTGCTGTGTGTATATTTTCTACAATGCTTGAATTCAACAACCCCAAATCGAATTATCCGAAATTGGCTCGTGGGGTTGGCTTGGTTCTGCAGGGAATGTGGTTTCTGCAAATGGGTATTTCTTTGTACACCAACTTCATGGCGCACGGATGCTCGTTGCACGAAAAGAGTAGAGGGAATTACACTGTGAAGTGCAAGGGGCACCCTGAGTATCACAGGGCTAGAGCCATCGTCACGCTTCAGTTTAACTGCCATCTTGCTTTTgtggtggttgtggttgtgggAGTGTACTCGATTATTGCCAGGAAGCGTGGCGGATTTCGGGGTGATGTTCCGCACTATAAGCCGCTTGGCGCAGAGATACATCAGTTTGATAATCAGAGCCAATTTACTTTGGATTCTGATGATGGCGATGATGAGGTTAAAGAGGAGGGGAATTCGGCAATGCAGAAAGCCGGCGAAGTGGAATTGGGTGTCAACGGCTATGGTTCTCATAAGTAA